The following are encoded in a window of Bacillus xiapuensis genomic DNA:
- the menH gene encoding 2-succinyl-6-hydroxy-2,4-cyclohexadiene-1-carboxylate synthase, producing MEIKIHNSRYYCRVDGSGDPILLLHGFTGDHTTWTETVKQLQSDFCCVTVDILGHGKSSCPADSARYNIEQVALDLKELMSQLGYPRFHLLGYSMGGRLALTMAVRFPEAVKSLMLESSSPGLKTEEERAARREADIRLADAIEKEGIEAFVNHWESIPLFASQKKLPLEYQQAVRRQRLQNRTAGLAGSLKGMGTGAQPSWWEEMSTLKMPVLLVTGTLDQKFTNIAREMFERLPFPVWKQAVGKGHAIHVEDNEEFGTIIREFLFYT from the coding sequence TTGGAAATAAAGATTCACAATAGCCGTTATTATTGCCGTGTGGATGGCAGCGGGGATCCCATTTTGCTGCTGCACGGTTTTACAGGGGACCATACAACGTGGACGGAAACCGTTAAGCAGCTTCAATCGGACTTTTGCTGCGTTACGGTGGACATTCTCGGACATGGAAAAAGCAGCTGTCCCGCCGATTCAGCCAGGTATAATATCGAACAAGTCGCTTTGGATTTGAAAGAATTAATGAGTCAATTAGGGTATCCCCGCTTCCACCTGCTGGGCTATTCGATGGGCGGACGTCTCGCGCTGACCATGGCTGTACGCTTTCCGGAAGCTGTCAAAAGCCTTATGCTTGAGAGTTCATCCCCCGGATTAAAAACGGAAGAAGAACGGGCCGCACGCCGGGAAGCTGATATTAGGTTGGCTGATGCAATAGAGAAAGAAGGAATTGAAGCATTTGTGAATCACTGGGAGAGCATTCCTTTATTTGCTTCCCAAAAAAAGCTTCCACTGGAATATCAGCAAGCGGTGCGCCGTCAGCGTTTGCAAAATCGAACAGCAGGTCTTGCCGGATCCTTAAAGGGGATGGGAACGGGGGCTCAGCCGTCTTGGTGGGAGGAGATGTCCACGCTGAAGATGCCGGTGCTGCTTGTTACAGGCACGCTGGATCAAAAGTTTACAAACATCGCCCGTGAGATGTTTGAAAGACTCCCTTTTCCTGTTTGGAAGCAAGCCGTTGGAAAAGGTCATGCAATTCATGTGGAAGACAAC